Genomic segment of Arctopsyche grandis isolate Sample6627 chromosome 3, ASM5162203v2, whole genome shotgun sequence:
TCCCGTATAGCCACACCCTAGTGTTTGCAAATGATTAGCTAATTTCAATGAAGAAAATAATCTATCTGCATAGATTTTGAAAGGGACATCTTTTGGGAGATTCGTCAACAAATTCACAATGACTGAACCACCAACTCCCAATTCCATATTTTTTCTACAGGTTTGTTTTCCTTGGTATGGATCAAATTGTATGAGATAACCTAAAGGTTCACATAAACACCACATCTTATAACCGTAGCGGATTGGTTTACCATGTATACGTTGTTTAGTGGGATGTCTTCCAAAATATGGCACCATGCTTTCATCTATGCTCAAATTCTCCGGAAACTGAGAGTATTTTAAATaccggatattaagcagatcaAGAAGTGGCCGAACTTTGGCAAATTTGTCATCTGGTATAAGATTATCATTGTCAGAACAGTgggcatatttttttatttgttcaaaCCGATTTCTTCTCATAGCATTAGCAACAGTCGGATTATATGTTTCGGTATCGATTTCCCATAACATTCTCCACCTGGGTATGTCTAAATATccagacaataataaaatggcGATAAAGCATTCGAGTTCCTTGACATCTACTTCGAAACTATGATCTCCTTTAGACCttgcatattttataaacatattttgaagGAATTCGTACACTTCGGTGTCAAAAAATAACTCGAAACATCCCAGTGGATCAGAAGGTATGACTATTTGTGTCTTTGGAGATACGAAAGGTTCAAAATTGCACACAACATCTTTCGATTTTACCCAACAACgctgaattttattttgtttcttcgGTAACTGCGAAAGTGGACCATCGTCTTCTTCATCGACGTTTTCACCCAAATTAAAAACTCCTGTCGATGAGTAAACTGTAGCAACAGCTCGAGCTTGCAACTGGCGCTCGTTCAGATGATTTAtgtcaaaatttccattttcATCACCGCTGTCCTCTTCAGTCTCAGCGCTGTCTTCGGGAGGTGTTATAAACACATCTACGCATTTTACATCCTTCCAAAAATTTTCGTCTTCAACAATTTCTTCCATCTCTGATGTCGTTAAAAATCTGGGggtaaaaaaatcaatgttggTATGTATACTCCCAGTGTTCCAAATTTGGAACATGGATAATATTgtcaataaaaaatttacatatggaaaaatcaaaaaaaagtaCTACACATAACGAATCTAGAACAATAagagattataataaatatggtcaatatgtaataaatgtgtTATAAAGATGTGTAAACTTACTcggagaaatgtaatattaatagaagtggctttaggtgtttttttgttgtcaagtgacattctaaataattttagcatcggtcgtatttgacgctcggtgctcgacgtatttccgataaaaacttctctgtttgtttatattactcgcaagatgggcaagcatcggtaaaaattgcacaatacattcaaaaacacacaataaacaacatgggatacatttttataagtaaattgatccgattgtattccgtgcgttgtagcgtatttatagagacgtaccgcgtaaaattaacaacaattatctattcgtaagggcccttctattcttattacatctctctgaaCTTACTTGTCAAATGACATTCTCTGTTGAACGTATttgatgcaaataaaaaaacactGCTCACTCCGACAGGTTCTAacctaaaaaaatactacacgAAACGATCCCCACACTTGCTAGCTGGAGACTGATGCAATCTAAACTTTTATTGCGTCATGCATAATGGAGTGGgggtaaaaaaacaaaatattccaATATTGGAACACTGGGCAAAAATGGGTTAAAGTATTGATCGTAAACCATTTGTCTAACATGCAGCCTTTCTAGACTTTGTATTGAGATTAATAATTTGGCGCCAGATTTGATCCCGACCGTGAAAGCGAAAAATGCATTTAAGACGATGCTTtctatacgggtctacgtgacgagccagaatgttaaattacagaaaacacaaatatcggaaggcaaagatcgaaaattgaaagatcttaagtcgaaaaataaaaaaaaggttgcatggtaaacggtacattctgcgcgcgcacatgaatacgggaggaaaagcctgttcctcttgttcctgttgtatcctgctcgcgcaaattaagtgagtatgtaccgtttaccatgcaccgtttttttttgatctttcgacttaagatctttcgattttcgatctttgccttccgatatttgcgttttctgtaatttaacattctggctcgtcacggagactgtttctatacatatacattttgtgTCTGACCGCTTGAAAATActagtaataaattaaatacaaaaatgacTTTAATTCAAGATACACTTGTATTTGTCTTTTACAAATCGAGATCATTTCGTCAAAAAATAACGtatattgtgtgtatgtgtgtttgtaaatATGCAAATTATACAAGTCAACAAATAAGGGGGGGGGCAAAAATAAATTCTTGCCCTGGGCaagatatatataaatcaatgtttgtctgtctgtctgtctgtctcaaataggctcctaaaccattgaaccgattacgatgtaactttcaggatttgttgtatgcatttccgggaagattactgtgtaaaaaaatgggaaaaagcctcttaataataatattcgtaattacgattttatcgacgcgaaagtatgaagcgccagcgTGTAGCtaaggaaatgtgtacgttgctaaccaacttgcgcgcacgcatgccaacccttacattacgtaccactcataccaaccttgcattacgtaccactcataacaatcctacatatatataaaaatcattgtttgtCCGTCTGTCActtatgcgttcctatactttactataatttaatttgattattaagaattaatttgaaactgaaacattcacttatcgaaacacatcgagtaacgggaacgggaacgggaattgcatgtgctattatggcattgcaactcatgtggggttcagctagtctaatatataattttgaaagagactgtcagtatgtaagtatttttggttcgtaaatccgtgacgtcatcgaacaaatgaatattcaaataaatttgataaaatgtttactattagataggccatgtttaagcggtttatattacaaataccgagcgaagtcagGTAAAAACAGTAGTACATAATAAAAGTTCCTTAgaagtttttaatatattttcgataaataataatataataaaaactggtatatacatatgtatagaggaTGCGTGAGTTTcctattttgtgtataattacatttttacaaggctgtttttagtttaattgatattgaatttattaaaaatcattcaCCATGAAGCTGAACTTCTTATATGAATCACACTATGAGCCAGTTTCAGAACAATGCATGTACATAGATTAGGTGTGATCACTGGAGTGATTCGCGTTAGCTTGAAAATGAGCGTTTTACTTGTTGGCCTTACATTTTTGTACCGACTATCATCCATACGTGTGTATAATAGGATCGAAATacgcaaaaaaatgaaaatgtgggCAAATCCGAAATTACCACGCTTCTATAATGCACAATGTCAGTCGAGTCTGAAGGCTGTTGAGCGTTTTGCATAATTTATTCGTCTTTTTATTATTGGCACCTCATTTCTAACGACTTTTGAATGCTAAGCGTaatccaaattttatttatttctgaaGGAGTAGAAATGGCCTCTTTGTACCAGCCAGTACTCGATTCTTATGAAAATCAACGCACAAAAGAAACTGACAATAAGgaattatatgtatgcaaaacAGCTACTGTTAAAATCTTTCGACGCTTACATTTTTGAACGAAAACTATATTGATATATGCAAATTCATTCTTCAAAAATGTATGGTCACATTTGAAAGTCTACTTGCGATGATTATTTGACGTTATTTCTATATCTAatatggtttttatttattttgcactcaaaaaacatataaaaagaaCAATATTTCTAGTTTATAGGAATACATTCATGATATTATTAGACTTGATATTGCAATTTTAGTgactaattatttttattttcttccgCAGCTTCCCTTTCTCACATCATTATCAATATTTGAACAACTCATCTATTTACCCGAATGCATAATGAATGAGCAAAAATCAGactcaattaaaaaattcgaaaattatcATATAGTAAAAGAATGTTAATATATACTTATACTCTAAAAAAATAGAGGGCTGTTAGTAAGATGAATATCAAAAGAGAGTATTGATCTAGaagattttttatatcatataagCATTCATCATGATTGGTCCATCGTCGCACGTGAGCAAATTCCTGCTCTCGTTGTTCTTCCTCCTGCTTGTCTTCTTCATTTTTATGGACGTCAACATGTACCTCCGTATTCAAAACTATCCAATAGTACGGATCGAATCCAGATTTTCGTCTGAAATGCAGTCGAGCATTCCAGAACACCTCAGCGAGGGGAAGAATTTCTCAAGTTATCCCATAATACACAACACCTTCACGCCGAACGCAAGCAGAAGAGAATACACATCCGATGGCTACAAAAATGCATATCTACCAGTTACAACGATTAACACCAACGGACAGACGTCGACGCTATCAACGCACACTAGATCACAACGGTCGTCGGCCGAACCTGGAAACGAATATCAATATATGACATGGGTACCGTGCAGCATCAATCCGTTGTGCTATCCGACAGTGAAAGCACTCATGCTGGATCACACCAACCAGTACATTTTCGCCCCTCTCGTCGCCATATTAGACATAGGCATCGGCATATCCAAAAACATGCCGTACATCACACCAAATATGATCTCATACTCACACGTAGTCTTAGCCATTATCGCCGGAAAATTAGTGTCTATTGATTCGTTAGCGTATCGAAGACTGGGAGTTGTGTTGTTTCAGTTGAGAACGTTCTTGGATGACCTGGACGGCCACGTGGCCAGATCTAGAAAGCATATACACGGTGAACGTTCCGAAGTGGGAACGCCGGGCTACTTCATCGATGGAATATGTGATTTGTTaggttgtatatttttaatcgtcggtatattttattatttgaagaaCAATCCACCTAGGAGAGGGTATGTGAAAGTGCACACGCTCTTGCCGCACTTCAACGAGCCACAGAACGCTAAGGAACCAGTCGATTCTAACGGAGAGGTCGGCTTCGTATATAAGCCTAAAGTTTCTATGGAGAAGATGGTGCGGAAAATACTCATGTTTTCAGGACAGTTGATGCTGTCGTCGATGGCTTGGAATCGTTATATTGATGTGTATCAAGAGACCTTGGAGAGGGACGACGGTGGTGCAAATGTCGGACAAAAGCAGAGGCAGTTGTTTGTGTTCCGTTCGGGGTTTTTTTTCGCTATCGCTTGGCTTTGGAAAATTGTGAACGTGCACAGCTTGCTGCACTGCATACTGTTCGCGATATTTTGTGACAAGTTGTGGGAGTTTTTTAGATTCATCCAGTTCACGGGGTACGCTCTGCTCGTCGCGTCGGTGTGCTTCACCGAGATGCACGTGATGAAGGTGCAAAACTACGTGTACAAGACTTTCGTGTACGGCGGAGCCCAGTCTTAAGTTGTTGTTGTTTCTTATAAGATTATATGTATTTCGTGTAAGTTACTAATCGTTTGACGGGTATTTGGTATATACGACTGTTACATTTTTTAGCTTAGATTATTTTGTACGAAATTCTGAAGTTACTACGATATTATGAAACTCAGTAATTTCCATGATAATTCTcagataatttttatatattataaaagcacAAATTTGAACCGCTtcgcatattttataaaacaaacgaAACAGATAAAATgattcatattatattgtattgaatttgaagcatttttcttttgttttctttttttaaattcatttttgaatttttttattggaatatttgtattattattgctATTGTGATTATGATAGTGTAactgcatatatgtagatagatgtcagtttattttaatacgatatatgtatattataatatacttttGTCTCATGttgatgtatatttatatatgtatatatatgtattaacataTGGTGCTgttgttttcctttttttagaTATTGAAATCTGCTATGTGTGTACATGCTGAATTTTGATGaatgtgttatatatatatattgtgttaGTATGAGGAAGCTTGGATCTTTTTTTCTGTACGGAAGTTTGTAAACTGATAAAACAATGTGATATAAATAGCAAAATGTTTCATAGTTTTTCATATTAATGCATTAGTGCAGTGGCAgtaatgttgaaaaatattgattttcacCTGTGAAACCTTCTCGCACttggaattatgtatatgtttttattttacggCGGAGTGTTATATGtggaattgtaaattttatgacTGCGTATTTATAGACAACCGTTGTgtttagtgtttgcatatgaTAGTCAAATACTAACTTGTTTTGTTCTTTTTATATGTTTCGTGAGGATTTTTTATGCGTGTATTATCTTGTTATTCATGTCCTGGAAATATTTTGTGGTAGCCAATTTCATTATCTCTCtctgtacaatttttaataacatttcctgttctcgtttattttattttccctcTTTTGTTGTATGTTACTCTTTTTCGGTATCCAAGTGTGTTTAAATATTACATTCCATAGATTTTGTGTTtgcttgaattattttattgaactgTGATACTTCATGGTGGAAATTTCTACTAATTTTGGAAGAATAAcgctttcaatataaatttaaatcattcacCATTTCAATTTGCCAAGtcttatttcaaatacatatttcaattattgtaaTAGTAAACAATTACTGTTTTCACTTCcttgattatttttttgagTCACGAAACGAGAATATTTCTTGATTATACTGTCCATATCTTCCAATGCCATCCTTTTATATACTTCCTAATTCACTACATTTTCACATGgtagattaaataaaatttaaagatgtttatgtacatatatatatttcttaaaGTCATATTTCTATACATcttaattttttacttaaactattaattacataataagTCCGATGTCTATTGAGATTTTATTagatcatataatattatgttatgttatatttacacatataaaaggattaattttatttagaattgtatcaaaaaatggttctatatatttttcttgccatttaaaaatattataagttgTGTGTGTCGtgtcacttttttttctttcctaTAATATTGTCAAAATAAAACTGGGACATTTAAGAATTGTACAAATGATAATTTATTCctgttagtataatataatttgatattacatttttagtattatttatttattgaatgttgAATCATTATTTTCTAAATGAACAAAATAACGAATCCCGGTATAATTATTTTCTATGTCGATATCTAGTCTCAGAGCGCGTAATAATAAATGTGCAGCTTTCATTGTGAAATTGCAaatttgctattattttttaacgtgTAAAACAGTAACGTTGCGGTCTGTAATTCGTACTTGTATTAAGCTTTAGACTTATGATTATTATTCCAACTGTATTATTAGCGATTTTAGTGAACGTTTCTCGTATAAGTGACTTTATTACAAAAGAGTGACTTCCGCATGTGCCGGTTTAATCTGAtccattgaatatttttatacatttaactaGTGTGGAACTGTAAAATGATTGAATATATTACTACTTGTATGTGTTGTAAAGTATATATTAGAATTGGTTAGGAACGCATAAGTCACtctaacatacatatgctaCTTTCTCACTTACAATGCACATTACTATTGCATCAGCAGTCACTTGTGCGCAGCCGACCCAACCGTTCCGTTGAACAATCGTTAGTCCACACTCGGCCTAAAATACTTTCATTTTAAGTGGTGATATGtgattatcaaaatatatattttttaaaaatatactttatatttattactgtaTTTTGTCTTTTATTATActacaatatatatacacaacCTTTTCAgggtataattatttttagctTGAGCTGGTAGTCAAggcaacatacatataaagattttacattacattattattacaaaaaattgaACATTATTGACATTATTCCAATGATTTATGGTTTTTCGATTCTTTGTACTtatccctttgagtgctgacgtcttttctgttgaaagtctgCCACGCTGAAactttcgccaacatttccaattagaattatttagaaatccaatagaaagcaggtataaaaattgtagctaagccaaacaaaccctagataactaccgccgaggatttcgagttttgtaaagttgtgtttagactctctaatatatcttgcaacaatataaaataaacagaagaagtctattaatgaatgtatttttcaaaactagttccatcttcttcatttttgttaaaatataatgctcacaatctaaatgtcaAGCCAAAATCttaaatactcggcagttagagatttccatcgagaaattatgctatggttataaattcaaaaattccggtgtaaactagtctttataaacattgacacggattatgggagccatgttcaatgcattattattcaatgctacctggaaaggcttagtgggtagtattcctgtttatttttacatactcaaaatacaatgcagatcggcgtatttcagactgatggacttgttggcaaaacgccgatcggcgttggtcagcattcaaagggttaatcttaaaaacataTCTTTTAATCTCAATATGGCTATGCCGCTTATATTTGATTCTTTCGGAGTTATCTAAGGCCGTTTATAAGAAACGCATTTATGTATAAGAAAGCTGTTTATAAGAAACCAATACAAATCCAccgtttattttgtaatattatattatggttAAAATTAGTACATATACGTTCAGTCTTTTTTtcgtattaaccctttgcccgtgcCAATTTAAtttagcgaacaagccctgtacgcggcacctttttcgcgaatttggcaatcgagttttagaccttaaatacagtttttaatatttactcaagtaaccaaatatgttaattaacacaaagtattattttaaacaataaaatacataatatatctcgtagttttggcttaattgtcaaataatcattcttcattgagacgtatcgtctcaattgtatgaaaacgtgacgtcacataaacgaggtttcagtatggttccacaaaaaactaattttgactggtatatattcattttaagcaaattgaatagatggcattcaactctcagtaatatattcaaccaattttgaaacttaaaacagttgaaataggcgcatataagcctcaaaatcccgtgcaaagttcagaaattctatggaagacagccgcgctgcAGACTTGtagcccaaagcttccatagaagacggccgcgggcaaacggttaaaacgATAGTCTCAAGCATAATTATCTTGATCAATGGGTGCAGATTAGTATTAACAATTGGAATTCAGATAACAAAGCGATAATCCGTAGTCCAGTATAACTAATTTTTCTTAGCAACTCAAAATTCCACAATACATTGCTTATTGATCAatcattatttgtattatactttgaaagtaatccaatttttcatagaaattttgattcatctCTATAAATCAATCAACAAGTATTATGTCTATCATGCGGAATTCGAAAATTTCTTTTGAAACACCTCAACACAATAAGATATttcaataagaaaaaaaacagCGAGCTTAAATAGAtaaatcgcgcaatttaaaaaacacatatttccgaatctcgagctaatcaatattttttattaccagattcgtgtttactgggcatagatctacatataagaaaagtcatatctcgtctctgaaccaaaaaaaaagccgtcatttgtcgaacagtgttatttgtgtttaaaattcatacacatacactattcatgtacttaatttttatttatacctatttcattaccaataattcaatgaattggattacatgtcaatttttataattttttttaattcctttattttttaaattttgaatttattactaTTAACGATTTGATACTTTGGtaaaaaagtcgatcttactaacatcgttcaagttggagttggagtctgtaaattttgatccgactttTACAGCCCCGGTCATGACACTGAGGCTGCGGCCGCACTGGTAAGGCAACgacaatataatgaaatatagtcGCCTTGCCTAGCCAATATGACCAGCTATAGCAATATAGTAGCGATTCACTGGATTATTTCTACTAATGTACAGAAACCAGCGTCGTCTGTCGCCTTACCAGTGCGGTCGCGGCCTGAATCATACCTTAAAACTTATTTGGAGCAAAATTAGCATAACAAACTGTTGTTTATATTCTTTTCAGTATTTACTAGAAGCGGGATATTGTAATAATCATGGACGTATTGTCGTCACAGGACCACGAGTGGCAGCTGCGGTTGCGCTGGCCACTCGGGTCGCCTTCGAACAAGGAACATACTGCGACACCAATGGGACTGTCGGATACGCTGTCAGCTTCG
This window contains:
- the Cpes gene encoding ceramide phosphoethanolamine synthase; protein product: MIGPSSHVSKFLLSLFFLLLVFFIFMDVNMYLRIQNYPIVRIESRFSSEMQSSIPEHLSEGKNFSITTINTNGQTSTLSTHTRSQRSSAEPGNEYQYMTWVPCSINPLCYPTVKALMLDHTNQYIFAPLVAILDIGIGISKNMPYITPNMISYSHVVLAIIAGKLVSIDSLAYRRLGVVLFQLRTFLDDLDGHVARSRKHIHGERSEVGTPGYFIDGICDLLGCIFLIVGIFYYLKNNPPRRGYVKVHTLLPHFNEPQNAKEPVDSNGEVGFVYKPKVSMEKMVRKILMFSGQLMLSSMAWNRYIDVYQETLERDDGGANVGQKQRQLFVFRSGFFFAIAWLWKIVNVHSLLHCILFAIFCDKLWEFFRFIQFTGYALLVASVCFTEMHVMKVQNYVYKTFVYGGAQS